CCTGGGAGAACTATTACGTCAAGCCGCGGCCGGGCATGGTCCATGTCGGCTACTCGCCCGCCATCGGGATCGATGCCGATCGCATGGTGCGCGACTTTCCCAACGTCCGCATCCTGCACATCGTGCGCAATCCGTTCTCGGCTTACCGCGACACCAAGCGCCGCCCGTTCCCGCAGCCGCTGACCAAATATTTGATCACCTGGAACATCTATCACTCGACGGTCGAGATGTTTGCCAAGATGTATCCCGAGAACGTGCGGATCTTCCGTTACGAGGACCTCGTCGACGACAAGCGCAAGTTCATGACCGAGGCGGCCGGATTCATCGGCGTGCCATTCGCCGACTCCATGCTTTATCCCAGCTGGAACGGCGTCGAGATCAAGGACTCCATCGCCCCCTGGGGAACCGTGCTCAAGAGCACCAAGGACTACAACCAGGCCGTGATCCAGGAGCTTTCGGACGCGGAGCGCAAACAGATCGCACAGGGCACTGCGGCACTCGCCCGGCATTTCGGCTACGACCGGATCGACTATCTGAGCCCGCTCTATCGTGCTGAGTAAGATCGCGTTCTTCGAGACCGACAACCGCCCCGACATCGCCGCCGATCGCGCGCGCCTCCTGCCCGCGCTGCGACAGCACCTGCAGTCCCTAAGCCGCGACGTCACCGTTGCGCCGGCGCCCGGCGGCACGCTTGGTGCCTGCTACGATGCGAACATCTCCGGCGAGAAGCGGTTTCTGAAGACGCATCTGCCGGAAACGCGTGCGCGCGCCAACCTCGCCAAGGAAGCCGACATCCTCGCGCAACTCTATGGCAACACGATCGTGCTCGACCGTTTCGAGATCCCGCTCGCGGATGAAACGGCGCGGCTCTGCCTGATGATGCCCGCGCTCGAGCCACATGCCGCCCCGATGCCGCCCGCTGATGCCGCCGCAATGGCATCCGCGTGCAGTGAGCGGCTCAAGGACTGGCAGCCGGATGGGCTTGCCTCGTTCGATCACTATCTGGCATCCGCCGCAGAGGCACTGAAGACGCTTTCGAGCCGCGGCCTGCTGGACCGGTCCGGCGCGACCGAGGTGCGCAGGCTTATTGCGCTGCTCGGGGATGGTCTGGCGGATTTGCCCGAGGCGCTCTGTCACGGCGATTTCGGGCCGAAGAACATCATGCTGCAGGGCGGCGTGCGGCGCGTCATCGACTGGGAAGATGCATTCCGCGGCATCGCCGGCTACGACTACCTCTACTGGCTGACCTTCATGGAGAACCGGCCGTTCCTGCAAGAGGCTGCCTTCGGCCGAACCGGCCTTTCGCCCGACGTCGAGCGTGCCATCCTCGTGCTCGTCGTCCTGCTCAAATCCTATCTGGCGGTCTTGTCGGGCGAGCACGTGAAGCACGCGGTGTCCGCGCAGGGCCGCATTGCCGAGATCCTCGACCTGCCGGGCTGATCAGGCCTACGCAGTGTGGGCGACCTGGTCGAGCTGATCGAGCGAGAAGCTGCGCAGGTCCCGGCCCTCGCGCAGCGCCTTGTACCAATCGACGGTCAAGCGAAGGCCCTGCGCCAGATCGAGCCGCGGCGTCCAGCCGAGCTCGCTCCGCGCCTTCGCGCAATCGAGCCTGAGATAGGCCGCTTCGTGCGGATGCGGGCCGGGATCGGCCGTCCACCGCGCGCCGTCGCCCCACAGCGCGATCAGGCGATCGACCACGGTCCCGACCGGCACCTCGCTCGCGGTATCCGGTCCGAAATTCCAGCCCCCGACGAAACGCTCGTCGCCGGCCAAACGCTCGACCAGCGAGAGATAGCCGAGCACCGGGTCGAGCGCGTGCTGCCAGGGCCGCACAGAATTGGGATTGCGGATGCGGAGCGCCTCGCCGGCCAGGAACGCCTGCATCGCATCGGGCACCAGGCGGTCGCGCGCCCAGTCGCCGCCACCGAACACGTTGCCGGCCCGCGCGGTCGCCACGCGCGCTGCGCCCTTGGCGTTGAAAAAACTGTGGCGGTAGGAATGCGTCACGAGCTCGGCGCAAGCCTTGCTGTTGCTGTAGGGATCGTCACCGCCGAGCCGGTCGCCTTCGCCAAAGGCGGTGCCCTTGCCATTGTTCTCGTAGCATTTGTCGCTGGTGACGTTCAGGATCACCCGCACCGAGCGCAGATGCCGTGCCGCTTCCAGCACATGCACCGTGCCCATTACGTTGGTCGCAAAGGTCTCGACCGGCTCCTCGTAGGACGGGCGCACCAGCGCCTGCGCCGCCATGTGGATGACGATGTCCGGCTCGGCCTCCGCCATTGCGGCGCGGAGGGTTGAGAGGTCACGGATATCGGCAATGCGGTGCTTGATGTCGTCGGCGATCCGCGCCGCGACGAACAGCGCGGATTGGTGGGTCGGCGGCAGCGCATAGCCGTAGACCTCGGCCCCGAAGCGGCGCAGCAGCAGCGACGCCCACGCGCCCTTGAAGCCGGTGTGGCCGGTGAGAAAAACCTTCTTGCCGCGCCAGAATGCCGGATCCGTCACCAGACCCTCCATTTGGCACGGTTGCCGGCCCACTCACCCTCGAGGAAGTTGCGATCGCGCAGCGAATCCATCGGGTGCCAGAAGCCGGGATGCACGTAGGCGCGCAGATCGTCGCCGCGCACGAGTTGCTCCATCGGCTCACGCTCCCAAATCGTATTGTCGCCTGCGATCAACTCGCCGACCGACGGTGACAGCAGAAAGAAACCGCCGTTGATCCAGCCGCCGTCGTCATTGGGCTTTTCCTCGAAATTGACGACCCGGTCGCCCTCGATCGCGATCGCGCCGAACCGCTTGGCCGGCCGCACCACCGAAACGGTGGCGCGCCGTCCATGCGCCTTGTGGAACGCGATCTCGGCAGCCAGGTCGATGTCGGCGACACCGTCGCCATAGGTCAAGGCGAAGAAGGGCTCGTCCGCGACATAAGGCAACACCCGCTTCAGCCGGCCGCCGGTCTGGGTGTCCTCGCCGGTGTCGACGAGCGTGACCCGCCACGGCTCGGCCGTCTCGCGATGCACTTCCATCCGGTTCTCGGCGATGTGGAAGGTCACGTCGGACATGTGCAGGAAGTAGTTGGCGAAGTACTCCTTGATCATGAAGCCCTTGTAGCCAAGGCAGATCACGAAATCATGGAAGCCATAATGGCTGTAGATCTTCATGATGTGCCACAGGATCGGCCGCCCGCCGATCTCCACCATCGGCTTCGGCCGCGTGGTGGTCTCCTCCGCGATTCGCGTGCCCAGGCCTCCCGCAAGAATTACGACTTTCATTCACCTGCTCCGAACCGGAGGCACGCTCCCCGCGTATCCCAGATGGCTTCTATACGAAGTGGGGTGGCCTGGAAAATCATCGGTCCTCAAGAAAGGCCCGGCTTCAATAGGTAATTTATTACCTTGGCGCAAGGCTATTGGCGTTTCCGCCCGTAGTCGATACCACTCTGCCGCCGCACCGAGACGAGACTGCCCCAAGACCCAGCTGGAACCGATCATGCCGTTTGAAAGCTACAAGAACAGCCGCATCCTCGTGACCGGAGGCGCCGGGTTCATCGGATCGCACATCTGCGAGCGACTGCTCGATGCCGGGGCCGAGGTGGTATCGGCGGACAATTATTTCACCGGCAGCCGGCGCAACATCTCCCATCTGATCGCGAATCCACTGTTCGAGGCGGTCAGGCACGACGTCACCTTTCCGCTCTACATCGAGGTCGACGCGATCTTCAACCTGGCCTGCCCGGCCTCGCCGATCCACTACCAGCGCGACCCCGTGCAGACCACCAAGACCTCGGTGCACGGCGCCATCAACATGCTGGGGCTCGCCAAGCGGCTCAAGGCGCGCATCTTCCAGGCCTCGACCAGCGAGGTCTATGGCGATCCGCTGATCCATCCGCAGACCGAGGAGTACTGGGGCAACGTCAACCCGATCGGCATCCGCTCCTGCTACGACGAGGGCAAGCGCTGCGCCGAGACGCTGTTCTTCGACTATTGGCGTCAACACGGCCTGCCGATCAAAGTCGCGCGCATCTTCAACACCTATGGACCGCGCATGCAGCCCAATGACGGCCGCGTGGTGTCGTCCTTCATCGTCCAGGCGCTGAAGGGCGAGCCGATCACGGTGTTCGGCGACGGCGGGCAGACCCGCTCGTTCTGCTATGTCGACGACCTCGTCGAGGCCATCATGCGCTTGATGGTGACCGCGGAAGAGGTTACCGGCCCGATCAATCTCGGCAACAATTCCGAGTTCACGATCCGCGAGCTCGCCGAGAAGGTCATCAAGCTCACGGGCTCGCGCTCCCAATTGGTGTTCAAGCCGCTGCCGCAGGACGACCCACGCCAGCGCCAGCCCGACCTCACCAAGGCGAAGGCGCTGCTCGACTGGGAGCCGAAGGTCGCGCTCGAGGACGGGCTGAAGGAAACGATCGCCTACTTCAAGCACTCGCTCGATATCGCCTGACCTGCTCGCAACGTCCATCGTCCGCAGCGAGCTTCCGCAATGAGCGCACCGGCCGGCATCATCAGCGATCTGCGCGCCCGCCTGGACACGAAAGCCGCGCTGACGAGGTTGGTGCTGCTGCACAGCGCCGTCACCTGCCTGTCGCTGATCGAGGTCGCGACCTTCCAGCTCTCCATCGACTTCAACCCGAGGCGCCTCTGGATCGCCGTCCTCGTGGCAGCCGGCTTTTCCGTGGTCTCGCTGCTGTTTGCCTCCGCCCGCTTCTGCTTCGGCTATTTCGTCGGGTTCTATTTCTACACGATGATCCTGGGCTTCCTGTGGATCGACGTCTTCTCCGACTACAATTACCCGCGACCGCTTGCCGGCGTATCGGCGGCACTGGCGCTGCTGCTCTGCCTGATGCCCATGCTGTTCATCCGGGCCCCGCTGCGGCAATTCGTGATCCTGTCCAATGCCCGCTTCGAGCATCTGCTCGCATTCATTTTGCTAGTCTCCATCGCAACCATCGCAGTCGCTTCGACCTATAATTTCCGTCTGGTCTCGATCGCGCGTATCTACGACTATCGCGACACCCTCGAATTTCCGGGACCGCTGCGATATCTCATCGGCTGGGTTTCCAGCACGCTGCTGCCGTTCGTCTTCGCGTGCTACTGGCTGCTCGGCCACCGATGGCGCGCAGGCTTGACGCTGGTCCTGCTCCTGCTGTTCTATCCCATCACGCTGACGAAGTTCGCGTTCTTCACGCCGGCCTGGTTGATCGCGCTGGTCGTGCTGTCGCGGTTCTTGGAGGCGAGAGCGTCGGTCATCGCCTCGATCTTCGTTCCGATGCTGATCGGGCTGCTCGTGATCTGGCTGACAGAGGCAAGCCTGGGGAGCATTCCCGGCAGGTATTTCGATATCGTCAACATCCGGATGATGGCGACGGCATCGGGCGCGCTCGAGCTCTACAACGATTTCTTCGCCAGCCACCCGCTGACCTGGTTCTGCCAGATCTCCGTTCTCAAGCCGCTGATACATTGTCCTTACGATGAACCGCTCGCAGTGGTCATGCAGAACACCTACGATTTCGGCAATGTGAACGCCTCGCTGTTCGCGACCGAAGGCATTGCGTCGGTCGGTCCATGGCTCGCACCGCTGACCGCGCTCGCAGCAGGCCTCGTGCTGGCGCTCGGCAACCGCACCTCCGCAGGGCTTCCGCCTCGCTTCGTCCTGATGTCATCAGGCGTGCTGCCGCACGTCCTGCTCAACGTGCCGCTCTCCGTCGCCATGCTCACCCACGGCACCGCGATCCTGTTCCTGCTCTGGTACGTGATGCCCCGCACCCTGTTCGAAGAAAAGCCGTGACGCCGTGCGCATCCTGATCCTCAATGCCGACTATCCGCGCTTCCTCGCCTGGCTCTACCGGCGCATGCCCGGCCTCGAGAACGAGCCTTACGCGGCGCAGATGGCGGCGCGGAATGCCAGCCTGTTCGGTGTCGCCGACTTCTATTCGCGCAATTTCGCCGGCCTCGGCCATGTCGCCGCCGACATCCATGTCAACAATCCCTGGATGCGGGCGGCCTGGGCGCGCGAGCACGGCCTTGCCGTCACCGAGCCGCCGCCATCGGGCACGCCGGCCGCGCGCGACGCCGTTCCCGGCTGGCTGCAACGCGCGGTCGCCCCCTTCAAGCCGGTGCTGCGGCCGCTCGCGCGCAAGGTTGGCCTCAGC
The sequence above is drawn from the Bradyrhizobium amphicarpaeae genome and encodes:
- a CDS encoding sulfotransferase family protein, translating into MNDFRLAMVSAGFEHGGNVTHRHFDGHPDLLVYPFESQLGNRNFNDFLASVERVQYRYPEFPEGLTATELYEQMIDEELKTFLRKRNGSKFRDADCVMDEKKRVAEFARIVGEPPIFRRQVIEAFFRATFAAWENYYVKPRPGMVHVGYSPAIGIDADRMVRDFPNVRILHIVRNPFSAYRDTKRRPFPQPLTKYLITWNIYHSTVEMFAKMYPENVRIFRYEDLVDDKRKFMTEAAGFIGVPFADSMLYPSWNGVEIKDSIAPWGTVLKSTKDYNQAVIQELSDAERKQIAQGTAALARHFGYDRIDYLSPLYRAE
- a CDS encoding phosphotransferase: MLSKIAFFETDNRPDIAADRARLLPALRQHLQSLSRDVTVAPAPGGTLGACYDANISGEKRFLKTHLPETRARANLAKEADILAQLYGNTIVLDRFEIPLADETARLCLMMPALEPHAAPMPPADAAAMASACSERLKDWQPDGLASFDHYLASAAEALKTLSSRGLLDRSGATEVRRLIALLGDGLADLPEALCHGDFGPKNIMLQGGVRRVIDWEDAFRGIAGYDYLYWLTFMENRPFLQEAAFGRTGLSPDVERAILVLVVLLKSYLAVLSGEHVKHAVSAQGRIAEILDLPG
- the rfbG gene encoding CDP-glucose 4,6-dehydratase, with protein sequence MTDPAFWRGKKVFLTGHTGFKGAWASLLLRRFGAEVYGYALPPTHQSALFVAARIADDIKHRIADIRDLSTLRAAMAEAEPDIVIHMAAQALVRPSYEEPVETFATNVMGTVHVLEAARHLRSVRVILNVTSDKCYENNGKGTAFGEGDRLGGDDPYSNSKACAELVTHSYRHSFFNAKGAARVATARAGNVFGGGDWARDRLVPDAMQAFLAGEALRIRNPNSVRPWQHALDPVLGYLSLVERLAGDERFVGGWNFGPDTASEVPVGTVVDRLIALWGDGARWTADPGPHPHEAAYLRLDCAKARSELGWTPRLDLAQGLRLTVDWYKALREGRDLRSFSLDQLDQVAHTA
- the rfbF gene encoding glucose-1-phosphate cytidylyltransferase, translating into MKVVILAGGLGTRIAEETTTRPKPMVEIGGRPILWHIMKIYSHYGFHDFVICLGYKGFMIKEYFANYFLHMSDVTFHIAENRMEVHRETAEPWRVTLVDTGEDTQTGGRLKRVLPYVADEPFFALTYGDGVADIDLAAEIAFHKAHGRRATVSVVRPAKRFGAIAIEGDRVVNFEEKPNDDGGWINGGFFLLSPSVGELIAGDNTIWEREPMEQLVRGDDLRAYVHPGFWHPMDSLRDRNFLEGEWAGNRAKWRVW
- a CDS encoding UDP-glucuronic acid decarboxylase family protein yields the protein MPFESYKNSRILVTGGAGFIGSHICERLLDAGAEVVSADNYFTGSRRNISHLIANPLFEAVRHDVTFPLYIEVDAIFNLACPASPIHYQRDPVQTTKTSVHGAINMLGLAKRLKARIFQASTSEVYGDPLIHPQTEEYWGNVNPIGIRSCYDEGKRCAETLFFDYWRQHGLPIKVARIFNTYGPRMQPNDGRVVSSFIVQALKGEPITVFGDGGQTRSFCYVDDLVEAIMRLMVTAEEVTGPINLGNNSEFTIRELAEKVIKLTGSRSQLVFKPLPQDDPRQRQPDLTKAKALLDWEPKVALEDGLKETIAYFKHSLDIA